In a single window of the Coprothermobacter proteolyticus DSM 5265 genome:
- a CDS encoding HIT domain-containing protein, translating to MECVFCNIVQGKSPATVEWEDEKVIAIRDTNPQAPIHLLIMPKEHFPSIDNVPNDILLAMLETAKALATREGFSNGYRIVINNGPDGGQTVYHAHVHLLGGRPFGWPPG from the coding sequence ATGGAATGCGTTTTTTGTAACATTGTTCAAGGAAAAAGTCCTGCCACGGTAGAATGGGAGGATGAAAAGGTTATTGCTATAAGGGATACTAATCCTCAAGCTCCGATACATTTATTAATTATGCCGAAAGAACATTTCCCCAGCATTGACAACGTTCCAAATGATATACTACTAGCAATGTTGGAGACAGCAAAAGCCTTGGCTACACGAGAAGGCTTTAGTAACGGTTATAGAATTGTCATAAACAATGGTCCCGATGGCGGTCAGACTGTTTATCATGCTCATGTTCATCTACTGGGAGGAAGGCCTTTT
- a CDS encoding FecCD family ABC transporter permease, with the protein MKDERNVLALLLLLYVITFFVSLSWGQVKVSLISPTQDELTLLYYRLNRFVTASIVGAVLSCTALTLQTVTRNYLVDSGLLGVNSGAVLGKVLSMFLKVGPSQLIALAGSMIALIATFTLGSLGGSDILRLVVAGVVVNSVLSSAISLISLYLYTSAASVLSWTLGHIRTVSTSELIIMVVSLVLCFVLVSRSKQLDILTLSKEEAMSLGVNYKSEVFLLIAVSALAGSLISSIFGVFSFVGVAAPNMARRIVSGGHLKLFLFSSIIGALLMAVSDVIARTSLAGIEIPTGLVVSFAGAVFYLYFFWSMSRDYSS; encoded by the coding sequence GTGAAGGACGAACGAAATGTCTTGGCATTGCTGCTACTGCTCTACGTGATAACGTTCTTTGTATCTTTGTCATGGGGGCAGGTCAAGGTAAGTTTGATATCGCCAACGCAAGACGAACTTACACTTCTTTATTACCGTTTGAATAGGTTCGTTACAGCGTCCATAGTTGGCGCGGTACTTTCGTGTACTGCTTTGACGCTGCAAACCGTGACGCGGAACTACTTAGTTGACAGTGGGTTACTCGGGGTAAATTCAGGTGCAGTACTTGGAAAGGTACTCTCAATGTTCTTAAAAGTTGGGCCAAGCCAGTTGATTGCGCTAGCTGGAAGCATGATCGCACTGATTGCAACCTTCACCCTGGGAAGTTTGGGTGGGAGTGATATTTTAAGGCTTGTAGTAGCTGGAGTTGTGGTTAACTCTGTCCTCTCCAGTGCCATTTCACTAATTTCTCTCTACCTCTACACATCTGCAGCTAGCGTTTTGTCATGGACTCTAGGGCATATTAGGACTGTGAGCACCAGTGAACTGATTATCATGGTTGTTTCTTTAGTGCTCTGCTTCGTTCTTGTGTCCCGTAGTAAACAACTGGACATCCTGACCTTGTCAAAGGAAGAAGCAATGAGCTTAGGTGTGAATTACAAGAGTGAAGTGTTCTTACTCATTGCAGTTTCCGCATTAGCAGGTAGCTTAATTTCATCCATTTTTGGTGTATTCAGTTTCGTTGGAGTGGCAGCTCCCAATATGGCTCGTCGCATTGTTTCAGGCGGTCACTTAAAGCTGTTCTTATTTTCGAGCATCATTGGAGCATTGCTTATGGCTGTTTCTGATGTGATTGCAAGAACATCACTAGCAGGTATTGAAATCCCCACTGGTCTCGTGGTTAGTTTTGCTGGCGCAGTCTTTTATCTGTATTTCTTCTGGAGTATGTCTCGTGATTATAGTTCCTGA
- a CDS encoding ATP-binding cassette domain-containing protein gives MIIVPETSFSYNAHFSLSLPSTTIDTFPTFLIGPNGSGKTTLLKILGGFFKVSPPVKVKWQGTLRETRPIYFAYMPAKPTYDPNFTVRNYLMLSGNKRQLETIAKELELTKWLGRRMGTLSSGWLQRVFIARILLQDTPYVLMDEPTSFLDPEARKDLIESLSRHPEKHFVISSHDLSFLSSFGKFVIGLRDGNVVFRGSTIDFFERGIEDVFVTGYIM, from the coding sequence GTGATTATAGTTCCTGAAACAAGCTTTTCCTATAACGCACATTTTAGTTTGTCTTTACCTAGCACTACCATTGATACTTTTCCCACGTTTCTCATAGGACCAAATGGTTCCGGAAAAACTACATTACTAAAGATTTTGGGTGGTTTTTTCAAGGTATCGCCTCCTGTGAAGGTAAAATGGCAAGGTACTCTCCGTGAAACAAGACCAATCTACTTCGCGTACATGCCAGCAAAGCCCACGTATGATCCTAACTTTACTGTAAGAAATTACTTGATGCTCTCTGGTAACAAAAGACAACTTGAGACTATAGCTAAAGAACTAGAGCTTACCAAGTGGTTAGGACGCAGGATGGGCACGCTTTCTTCTGGTTGGCTGCAACGTGTGTTCATAGCCAGAATACTCCTTCAAGATACACCCTATGTACTAATGGATGAACCTACAAGCTTCTTGGACCCTGAAGCGAGAAAGGATCTCATTGAGAGCTTATCTAGGCACCCCGAGAAACATTTTGTGATTTCATCGCACGACTTGTCTTTTCTATCAAGTTTCGGCAAATTTGTGATTGGGCTGCGTGATGGTAATGTAGTTTTCCGCGGTTCCACAATAGACTTCTTTGAAAGAGGTATAGAGGACGTTTTTGTCACAGGCTACATAATGTAG
- a CDS encoding radical SAM protein, whose protein sequence is MKFAVHFFGCKVNQYDAARWTIGLGKNYVAQPNDADIIVLFSCVVTHKAEAEVRRFVQKWKAQGKKIILTGCGTNITLTDLADESVTLVRVDQLDSFMQQLGSFSAPKVIPFYPDRSRGFVKVEEGCNWRCTYCVSSLERGEVRSRPLGEILQEIRLMSERGISEVVLTGTNLMLWREGEKNYLDLIECVSKVAAEYNMRVRLSSVYPEMINARMIELFCVYPLARHLHISLQSASDKVLKSMNRAPLGDLTQMLLQLRNLDSGFAFTADIIVGYPTETVQDSLMTMSFLSDLRFSKVHVFPFSVRPGTPASQMRTLPSTVVRKRAALLNELGETLKKSFIESQKKSYRPAVYLRSENLALTDNYIYVPSEPFSGIKHVPIVENSYIM, encoded by the coding sequence ATGAAGTTTGCAGTTCATTTTTTCGGATGCAAAGTTAACCAGTATGATGCAGCACGCTGGACTATTGGTTTGGGTAAAAACTATGTGGCTCAGCCTAATGACGCCGATATCATTGTTTTGTTCAGCTGCGTTGTAACACACAAAGCAGAAGCAGAAGTAAGACGCTTTGTGCAAAAATGGAAAGCTCAAGGCAAGAAAATCATACTAACGGGCTGCGGAACAAACATCACCCTTACGGATCTGGCAGATGAGAGTGTCACTTTAGTACGTGTGGACCAGTTAGATAGTTTTATGCAGCAGTTGGGGAGTTTTTCGGCACCTAAGGTTATACCTTTCTATCCTGATCGTAGTCGTGGTTTCGTTAAGGTGGAAGAAGGCTGTAATTGGCGTTGCACATACTGCGTAAGTTCTTTGGAAAGAGGAGAAGTACGTAGCAGGCCTCTGGGGGAAATACTGCAGGAGATACGTTTGATGTCAGAAAGAGGCATTTCTGAGGTTGTATTGACAGGCACAAACTTAATGTTATGGCGAGAAGGGGAGAAGAATTATCTCGATCTAATAGAATGTGTATCAAAGGTAGCTGCTGAATACAATATGAGGGTCAGGCTTTCCTCAGTATACCCGGAAATGATTAATGCTAGAATGATTGAGCTCTTTTGTGTTTATCCATTGGCTAGGCATCTTCATATTTCCTTGCAAAGCGCCTCAGATAAGGTTCTAAAAAGCATGAACAGAGCCCCCTTGGGAGATCTTACTCAGATGTTGCTTCAGCTTAGGAATCTGGATAGCGGATTTGCTTTCACAGCTGACATCATAGTGGGCTATCCCACCGAAACAGTGCAGGATTCTCTTATGACTATGAGTTTTCTTTCGGATTTACGCTTTTCGAAAGTTCATGTGTTTCCTTTTTCAGTGAGACCTGGCACTCCAGCTTCGCAGATGAGGACACTTCCGAGTACTGTGGTTAGAAAACGCGCTGCATTACTAAATGAACTGGGTGAAACTCTTAAGAAGAGTTTCATAGAATCGCAGAAAAAAAGCTATAGGCCGGCTGTGTACTTAAGAAGTGAGAACCTGGCACTGACGGACAATTACATTTATGTCCCAAGTGAACCTTTTTCGGGCATTAAACACGTGCCCATTGTAGAAAACAGCTACATTATGTAG
- a CDS encoding RsmE family RNA methyltransferase, which yields MRKYRVFVENSLIDLDERVVTIDKSLQRYIEQVLRGAQDCKIVVFDGSGKEYITTYDIETKSLVIEDVVSNCIQKSFSISLFQAVPKGTAMDDIIALCSQLGVDQVYPMITARTTVKQVGSNKLMRWQRIALESCKVGGFCSTTEIKQPLFLRDALALFNEADLVLFLYENAEANLRNYTTEIERANHIALVVGPEGGFDPSEAEELSKRAITTSLGAVIFRSRWAASVAVMAIDFIKGLVG from the coding sequence ATGCGCAAATATAGAGTCTTTGTAGAAAACAGCCTCATTGATCTGGACGAAAGAGTCGTTACCATTGACAAGAGTCTGCAGCGTTACATAGAACAGGTTTTAAGAGGAGCTCAGGACTGTAAAATAGTGGTGTTTGATGGTAGTGGAAAAGAGTATATCACCACATACGACATCGAAACTAAGTCTTTGGTCATTGAAGATGTGGTTTCTAATTGTATACAAAAAAGCTTCTCCATTTCACTGTTCCAGGCTGTTCCAAAAGGCACTGCAATGGATGACATCATAGCTCTCTGTTCGCAGCTTGGAGTTGATCAAGTATACCCAATGATCACAGCTAGAACCACTGTAAAACAAGTGGGTAGCAATAAACTGATGCGTTGGCAACGTATTGCTTTAGAATCTTGCAAAGTAGGTGGATTTTGCAGTACAACTGAGATAAAGCAGCCGCTTTTTCTACGAGATGCTCTGGCGCTGTTCAATGAAGCTGACTTGGTACTCTTTCTGTACGAAAACGCAGAAGCTAACCTAAGAAACTACACTACGGAAATTGAAAGAGCTAATCATATTGCACTAGTGGTAGGTCCAGAAGGGGGTTTCGACCCATCTGAAGCAGAGGAGCTTTCCAAACGCGCAATTACTACGAGCTTGGGTGCAGTCATATTCAGAAGCAGGTGGGCAGCTTCCGTTGCCGTAATGGCTATTGATTTTATCAAAGGGCTTGTAGGATGA
- a CDS encoding 50S ribosomal protein L11 methyltransferase — protein MPEKKFKRYAIKVEDEQDFEKLLADLHERFPNMGYLVQNANGTSIVELYLPEDAKLPEDISQRWPIEELGYDNQQWLDDLRGKFKGVSVAGTRILPPWEEHREDDLLIYPGMAFGTGEHASTQLALVLLSILPLQGKSLLDVGTGSGILAIYAKKRGCSKVTGVDIDPISVENALDNAKLNDVDISFEVADAYELKGEYDVVSANLVTDLLLGLREVLQPLAREFLVLSGIPFEDYNRIVESFGEPYLAVFGEDWIAFLYRRT, from the coding sequence TTGCCAGAAAAGAAATTCAAAAGATATGCGATTAAGGTGGAAGACGAACAAGATTTTGAGAAGTTATTAGCTGACCTACATGAACGTTTTCCTAACATGGGTTATCTCGTGCAAAATGCAAATGGAACAAGCATAGTCGAGTTGTACCTTCCTGAAGATGCTAAACTGCCAGAAGATATTTCCCAACGCTGGCCCATAGAAGAGCTGGGTTATGATAACCAGCAATGGCTAGATGACCTAAGGGGTAAATTCAAAGGGGTTAGTGTGGCTGGAACTCGAATTTTACCACCATGGGAAGAACATCGTGAAGATGACCTACTAATCTATCCAGGCATGGCATTTGGAACCGGAGAACACGCGAGCACACAACTGGCTTTGGTTCTTCTTAGTATTCTTCCACTGCAGGGAAAAAGCCTTCTTGACGTTGGAACGGGAAGCGGTATATTAGCTATCTACGCAAAGAAACGAGGATGCTCTAAGGTGACAGGCGTAGATATTGATCCCATTTCCGTAGAGAACGCTTTGGACAACGCAAAACTAAACGATGTAGACATAAGCTTTGAAGTAGCTGACGCCTACGAATTAAAGGGTGAGTACGATGTTGTGTCAGCTAACTTAGTTACTGATCTTCTCTTGGGCCTCAGAGAGGTTTTACAACCTTTGGCAAGAGAATTCTTAGTACTTTCTGGAATTCCTTTTGAAGATTACAATAGAATCGTGGAATCCTTTGGTGAGCCTTATTTAGCCGTTTTTGGGGAAGACTGGATTGCTTTTCTCTATAGAAGAACATAA